The following are from one region of the Borrelia hispanica CRI genome:
- a CDS encoding DUF693 family protein: MIKYDFKIEFYNSHILDNSTTGDSIPEDNPKIVIETHNGIHVDISISDLYSSYKYVASKQAKLTLWNLPLDFTESIKEGDIVKIFYKKFYDAKQYDFIMAGYLGVPMSTDYPSGDFSVDLELHLASKSNFFNRKLENTQ, translated from the coding sequence ATATTCTTGACAATTCTACAACTGGTGATTCTATTCCAGAAGACAATCCAAAAATTGTTATTGAAACTCATAATGGAATACATGTAGACATATCGATATCAGATTTGTATTCAAGCTATAAATATGTGGCCTCAAAACAAGCCAAATTAACTCTTTGGAACTTACCTTTAGACTTTACAGAATCAATCAAAGAAGGCGACATCGTCAAAATATTTTATAAGAAGTTTTATGACGCCAAACAATATGACTTTATTATGGCTGGATATTTAGGAGTGCCGATGAGCACTGATTATCCCAGTGGCGACTTTAGTGTTGATTTGGAACTTCATTTAGCCTCAAAGAGTAATTTCTTTAATAGAAAACTTGAAAATACTCAATT